The following coding sequences lie in one Candidatus Sysuiplasma acidicola genomic window:
- a CDS encoding transposase: MHSTNEISNRRIKDFVLKRFERHFQLPVGNSDYTKGAYIAVLVWTAMVHKFVDGVAGVMREKWLLAVPSGDTVRRALNRMPAGDVKRQMLEINGNVISAANRMRMFTMPVTCAIDCNDREYYGKRVSKLVVGGKHKNGTSWFYRIATFCVVEKGMRFEIAATEYNVFSSLPKVVRRLIDDASRHVRIRHLLMDRAFSTVEIRHMLTDMGISYVMPIETNDRIEREVKATRGLRFRHIEWVTTYRGITDTTTLIIIDSGEVVQKRKRHQETVYWLYVTNMSVTDENIVDICRYYDDRCGIETGYRVDDHEFTGMTTSHSDAIRLFYLFLSVILRNIWTLLKTMQSVRGERETAAYAFKEEFRKDIIFSSMRS; encoded by the coding sequence ATGCACTCTACGAATGAGATAAGCAACAGAAGGATTAAGGATTTTGTGCTCAAGCGATTTGAACGCCATTTCCAGCTGCCTGTCGGTAATTCCGATTATACGAAGGGCGCCTACATTGCTGTACTTGTCTGGACAGCCATGGTGCACAAGTTCGTCGACGGCGTTGCGGGCGTAATGAGGGAGAAGTGGCTGCTGGCCGTTCCCTCGGGTGACACGGTCAGGCGTGCGCTGAACAGGATGCCCGCGGGCGATGTGAAAAGGCAGATGCTGGAAATAAACGGCAATGTCATTTCGGCGGCAAATAGGATGCGCATGTTCACAATGCCGGTGACATGCGCAATTGACTGCAACGACAGGGAGTATTATGGAAAGAGAGTTTCGAAGCTCGTTGTGGGCGGAAAGCACAAGAACGGTACATCCTGGTTCTACAGGATTGCAACATTCTGTGTCGTGGAAAAGGGAATGCGTTTCGAGATTGCAGCCACAGAGTACAACGTCTTTTCCAGCCTTCCGAAGGTTGTGAGGAGGCTGATTGATGATGCCTCACGCCATGTGCGCATAAGGCACCTGCTCATGGACAGGGCATTCTCGACGGTCGAGATAAGACATATGCTGACGGACATGGGCATAAGCTACGTTATGCCGATAGAAACGAACGACAGAATCGAGAGGGAGGTGAAGGCAACACGCGGTCTTCGTTTCAGGCACATTGAATGGGTGACAACATACAGGGGCATCACCGACACGACAACACTCATAATCATAGACAGCGGCGAAGTGGTGCAAAAAAGGAAAAGACATCAGGAGACAGTATACTGGCTCTACGTCACAAACATGTCAGTGACGGACGAGAACATCGTCGACATATGCCGTTACTACGACGATCGCTGTGGTATAGAGACAGGCTACAGGGTTGATGACCATGAGTTCACTGGAATGACAACATCACACAGCGACGCCATCCGCCTCTTCTATCTCTTTCTCTCAGTCATTCTCAGGAACATATGGACGCTGCTGAAGACAATGCAGTCTGTGCGCGGCGAGCGAGAGACAGCCGCCTACGCATTCAAAGAAGAATTCAGGAAGGATATCATCTTCTCATCAATGAGATCATGA